A DNA window from Synchiropus splendidus isolate RoL2022-P1 chromosome 2, RoL_Sspl_1.0, whole genome shotgun sequence contains the following coding sequences:
- the LOC128754949 gene encoding protein DPCD-like isoform X1, with protein sequence MAVESWVDVLKSSKKTALVHDGKRKIHYLFSDGKEMAEEYDLKTDELIVRKWRHKSALGSQGQWQVEVGDPGPSLQASPEEEIIKENSSNPVFTRKDTKNSFQWRIRNLPYPKDVFSVTASSSERCIIIRTSNKKYYKKFSIPDLDRNQLPLESSSLNFSHANNTLIVSYKKPKEILGLEQELLREIKKLKGTGEGDVDCKTQ encoded by the exons atggctgttgAAAGCTGGGTCGATGTCCTGAAGTCGTCAAAGAAAACTGCTTTAGTTCACGACG GCAAAAGGAAGATTCACTATCTGTTCTCTGATGGAAAAGAAATGGCAGAAGAATATGATTTGAAAACAGATGAACTTATTG TTCGGAAATGGAGACATAAGAGTGCGCTCGGGTCGCAAGGTCAATGGCAGGTGGAAGTTGGAGATCCTGGTCCGAGCTTGCAGGCTTCTCCAGAAGAGGAGATCATAAAGGAGAACTCTTCCAAC CCTGTGTTTACCCGTAAAGACACAAAGAACAGTTTTCAATGGAGAATCCGGAACCTTCCATACCCTAAGGATGTTTTCAGTGTGACAGCATCATCATCAGAGAGATGCATCATCATCAGAACCTCAAATAAAAA GTATTACAAAAAGTTCTCCATTCCTGATTTGGATCGGAATCAGCTGCCATTGGAAAGTTCGTCCTTAAACTTCAGTCACGCCAACAACACGTTGATTGTCAGT TACAAGAAGCCCAAAGAGATCTTGggtctggagcaggagctgctgcggGAGATCAAGAAACTGAAGGGGACCGGTGAGGGGGATGTCGACTGCAAAACTCAGTGA
- the LOC128754949 gene encoding protein DPCD-like isoform X2 — MAEEYDLKTDELIVRKWRHKSALGSQGQWQVEVGDPGPSLQASPEEEIIKENSSNPVFTRKDTKNSFQWRIRNLPYPKDVFSVTASSSERCIIIRTSNKKYYKKFSIPDLDRNQLPLESSSLNFSHANNTLIVSYKKPKEILGLEQELLREIKKLKGTGEGDVDCKTQ, encoded by the exons ATGGCAGAAGAATATGATTTGAAAACAGATGAACTTATTG TTCGGAAATGGAGACATAAGAGTGCGCTCGGGTCGCAAGGTCAATGGCAGGTGGAAGTTGGAGATCCTGGTCCGAGCTTGCAGGCTTCTCCAGAAGAGGAGATCATAAAGGAGAACTCTTCCAAC CCTGTGTTTACCCGTAAAGACACAAAGAACAGTTTTCAATGGAGAATCCGGAACCTTCCATACCCTAAGGATGTTTTCAGTGTGACAGCATCATCATCAGAGAGATGCATCATCATCAGAACCTCAAATAAAAA GTATTACAAAAAGTTCTCCATTCCTGATTTGGATCGGAATCAGCTGCCATTGGAAAGTTCGTCCTTAAACTTCAGTCACGCCAACAACACGTTGATTGTCAGT TACAAGAAGCCCAAAGAGATCTTGggtctggagcaggagctgctgcggGAGATCAAGAAACTGAAGGGGACCGGTGAGGGGGATGTCGACTGCAAAACTCAGTGA
- the LOC128754948 gene encoding DNA polymerase lambda-like isoform X1, whose amino-acid sequence MEPCRGIMKAFPKVKRVKALQGNGAPPVKKKLGDCDATGDIFNDVNIFILPAGIGSARCQIFQRQIQQNGGQIESSLCPGVTHVVVDDTMDCERALRLLKVDRMPSGVQLVKCSWLSSCISEKHLLDVDSHSLLVKRDLDTPSENIKEPLEKKTVTENNLVSHQSKQQELPEVSVTLPESKDEAHREDDGVSNSDLEALISGLHPKEETPGPSLDPGLESGASHQGLSGKWVCAQSSHTKANNHNKHLTDKLEQLAKAYTHQGDRWRALGYSKAVNALKSYHKPVTSYQEACQIPGIGKRMADKIDEIMESGHLRKLDNIGEAVPVLELFTNIWGAGAKTAQAWYQQGFRTLEDIRTKAHLTSTQKIGLKHYDDFLDRMPREEAAAIEKVVRDAALCVDPGLVAIACGSYRRGKATCGDVDVLITHPDRVSHKGVFGKVLQILHDNGFLTDDLVSHEENGDQKKYMGVCRLPGVDRRHRRLDIIVVPYNEFACALMYFTGSAHFNRSMRALAKTKSMSLSEHSLNQSVVRQGTTKVYAGTPLHTATEKDVFNLLGIPFREPSERDW is encoded by the exons ATGGAACCTTGCCGTGGTATTATGAAAGCTTTCCCTAAAGTTAAAAGGGTCAAAGCTTTGCAGGGGAATGGTGCACCaccagtgaagaagaagcttGGTGACTGTGATGCCACAG GAGACATCTTCAATGATGTCAACATCTTCATCCTGCCTGCCGGAATCGGAAGTGCCCGATGTCAAATCTTCCAAAGGCAAATTCAGCAGAATGGTGGTCAAATCGAAAGTTCATTGTGTCCTGGCGTCActcatgttgttgttgatgacacCATGGACTGTGAAAGGGCTCTTCGCCTGCTGAAGGTGGATCGTATGCCCTCTGGAGTCCAACTGGTGAAATGCAGTTGGCTCAGTTCCTGCATCAGCGAGAAACATCTACTTGATGTTGACAGTCACAGTCTTCTAGTGAAGAG AGATCTTGATACACCAAGTGAAAACATCAAGGAACCCCTGGAgaagaaaacggtcactgaaaaTAACCTAGTGAGCCATCAGAGCAAGCAGCAGGAGCTTCCAGAGGTTTCTGTG acTCTTCCAGAAAGCAAAGACGAAGCACATAGAGAAGATGATGGGGTCTCCAACAGTGACCTTGAAGCTCTTATCTCTGGTCTCCACCCCAAAGAAGAGACCCCCGGTCCAAGCCTAGATCCTGGTCTGGAATCTGGTGCTAGTCATCAGGGTCTGTCAGGAAAGTGGGTGTGTGCCCAGTCCTCTCACACCAAAGCAAATAACCACAATAAACACCTGACGGACAAACTGGAGCAACTGGCCAAGGCGTATACACACCAGGGCGACAGGTGGAGGGCACTGGGATACTCCAAAGCTGTTAATGCACTGAAGAGCTATCACAAACCTGTGACGTCCTATCAG GAGGCTTGCCAGATTCCTGGCATTGGAAAACGTATGGCGGACAAAATTGATGAGATCATGGAGAGTGGTCACCTGCGGAAGTTGGACAACATTGGAGAAGCTGTGCCTGTTTTGGAGCTCTTTACTAATATCTGGGGAGCGGGGGCTAAGACGGCACAAGCCTGGTACCAACAG GGATTTCGTACTCTGGAGGATATCCGCACCAAAGCCCACCTGACCAGCACCCAAAAAATTGGACTCAAGCACTACGATGACTTCCTGGACAGAATGccaagagaagaagctgctgccaTTGAGAAAGTG GTGAGGGATGCTGCTCTGTGTGTGGACCCTGGCCTGGTGGCTATAGCCTGCGGCTCTTACCGTCGTGGGAAGGCAACATGTGGAGACGTTGATGTGCTGATCACCCACCCGGACAGAGTTTCACACAAAGGGGTTTTCGGCAAAGTGCTGCAGATTCTCCATGACAATG GTTTCTTGACCGATGATCTGGTAAGCCACGAGGAGAACGGGGATCAGAAGAAGTACATGGGTGTGTGTCGACTCCCTGGCGTGGACCGCCGTCATCGCAGGCTGGACATCATCGTGGTGCCGTACAACGAATTCGCCTGTGCTCTCATGTACTTCACTGGATCAGCACACTTCAATAGATCCATGAGAGCGCTTGCAAAGACAAAAAGCATGAGCTTGTCTGAGCATTCGCTGAACCAGAGCGTGGTGAGGCAAGGAACCACCAAGGTCTATGCCGGGACTCCACTTCACACCGCGACAGAGAAGGATGTCTTTAACCTCTTAGGTATCCCTTTCAGGGAGCCGAGTGAACGCGATTGGTGA
- the LOC128754948 gene encoding DNA polymerase lambda-like isoform X2, with product MEPCRGIMKAFPKVKRVKALQGNGAPPVKKKLGDCDATGDIFNDVNIFILPAGIGSARCQIFQRQIQQNGGQIESSLCPGVTHVVVDDTMDCERALRLLKVDRMPSGVQLVKCSWLSSCISEKHLLDVDSHSLLVKRDLDTPSENIKEPLEKKTVTENNLVSHQSKQQELPEVSVTLPESKDEAHREDDGVSNSDLEALISGLHPKEETPGPSLDPGLESGASHQGLSGKWVCAQSSHTKANNHNKHLTDKLEQLAKAYTHQGDRWRALGYSKAVNALKSYHKPVTSYQGFRTLEDIRTKAHLTSTQKIGLKHYDDFLDRMPREEAAAIEKVVRDAALCVDPGLVAIACGSYRRGKATCGDVDVLITHPDRVSHKGVFGKVLQILHDNGFLTDDLVSHEENGDQKKYMGVCRLPGVDRRHRRLDIIVVPYNEFACALMYFTGSAHFNRSMRALAKTKSMSLSEHSLNQSVVRQGTTKVYAGTPLHTATEKDVFNLLGIPFREPSERDW from the exons ATGGAACCTTGCCGTGGTATTATGAAAGCTTTCCCTAAAGTTAAAAGGGTCAAAGCTTTGCAGGGGAATGGTGCACCaccagtgaagaagaagcttGGTGACTGTGATGCCACAG GAGACATCTTCAATGATGTCAACATCTTCATCCTGCCTGCCGGAATCGGAAGTGCCCGATGTCAAATCTTCCAAAGGCAAATTCAGCAGAATGGTGGTCAAATCGAAAGTTCATTGTGTCCTGGCGTCActcatgttgttgttgatgacacCATGGACTGTGAAAGGGCTCTTCGCCTGCTGAAGGTGGATCGTATGCCCTCTGGAGTCCAACTGGTGAAATGCAGTTGGCTCAGTTCCTGCATCAGCGAGAAACATCTACTTGATGTTGACAGTCACAGTCTTCTAGTGAAGAG AGATCTTGATACACCAAGTGAAAACATCAAGGAACCCCTGGAgaagaaaacggtcactgaaaaTAACCTAGTGAGCCATCAGAGCAAGCAGCAGGAGCTTCCAGAGGTTTCTGTG acTCTTCCAGAAAGCAAAGACGAAGCACATAGAGAAGATGATGGGGTCTCCAACAGTGACCTTGAAGCTCTTATCTCTGGTCTCCACCCCAAAGAAGAGACCCCCGGTCCAAGCCTAGATCCTGGTCTGGAATCTGGTGCTAGTCATCAGGGTCTGTCAGGAAAGTGGGTGTGTGCCCAGTCCTCTCACACCAAAGCAAATAACCACAATAAACACCTGACGGACAAACTGGAGCAACTGGCCAAGGCGTATACACACCAGGGCGACAGGTGGAGGGCACTGGGATACTCCAAAGCTGTTAATGCACTGAAGAGCTATCACAAACCTGTGACGTCCTATCAG GGATTTCGTACTCTGGAGGATATCCGCACCAAAGCCCACCTGACCAGCACCCAAAAAATTGGACTCAAGCACTACGATGACTTCCTGGACAGAATGccaagagaagaagctgctgccaTTGAGAAAGTG GTGAGGGATGCTGCTCTGTGTGTGGACCCTGGCCTGGTGGCTATAGCCTGCGGCTCTTACCGTCGTGGGAAGGCAACATGTGGAGACGTTGATGTGCTGATCACCCACCCGGACAGAGTTTCACACAAAGGGGTTTTCGGCAAAGTGCTGCAGATTCTCCATGACAATG GTTTCTTGACCGATGATCTGGTAAGCCACGAGGAGAACGGGGATCAGAAGAAGTACATGGGTGTGTGTCGACTCCCTGGCGTGGACCGCCGTCATCGCAGGCTGGACATCATCGTGGTGCCGTACAACGAATTCGCCTGTGCTCTCATGTACTTCACTGGATCAGCACACTTCAATAGATCCATGAGAGCGCTTGCAAAGACAAAAAGCATGAGCTTGTCTGAGCATTCGCTGAACCAGAGCGTGGTGAGGCAAGGAACCACCAAGGTCTATGCCGGGACTCCACTTCACACCGCGACAGAGAAGGATGTCTTTAACCTCTTAGGTATCCCTTTCAGGGAGCCGAGTGAACGCGATTGGTGA